A window of Rhizobium acidisoli contains these coding sequences:
- a CDS encoding bifunctional diguanylate cyclase/phosphodiesterase — protein MFSVIACIRDNHDWRLVIVAAVVCLVGAMAAMLLYSRAQECDAGQRKLWIGASGFAFGTGVWATHFIAMLAYDGGTPITYALDLTLLSFFLSVGGSWVAIFAASQREARFSSTRGGVLMALGIASMHLTGMQAIETQAVILYDPAMTLTAVAAGMLLSSAAFHIFSNLKGMRRLFSASLVFVLAICTLHFISMGSITLVPDPGKGVPTLVLDTRVLAAIVVVAATALILVALAVVFVQSHLTDLRGLANASQEGLLILREGRIIDVNERFQALSGWKLADLSGKAPSDVLTAVQAPRENRPGETLLNTRTGGEIAVDVNSSKIVYRGRDCEVLAVRDLTERKQAEEMIEHLAHHDVLTDLPNRSLFDTRIRQALQVAERKNTEVALFCLDLDRFKAVNDIFGHAEGDRILRKVAAILRRVAGESDTIARLGGDEFAIIQSDGQQPAAAQKLAADIIDEFAAEMDTARDPTAVGVSLGIALYPRDGSTAEELCNNADTALYRVKHDGRGRACFFDAEMDEAARNRRQIESDLRHAIIRNQLHVSYQPILNAQSGEISGYEALMRWHRPGHGMTEPDIFIPIAEESGSIVQLGEWILLQACREAARWPQPLTIAVNVSPVQFMLPNLCERVEAVLDETGLAADRLELEITEAALIRDRDRVVATLQRLRKLGVHIVMDDFGTGYSSLSNLRSFPFDKIKVDRSFTGVLEHDAAARSIVRAIIGLGHSLGMPVVTEGVETETQRRIVVEEGCAQVQGLLLGKPDIEPSMKPAVRKNVPAGQAGTGMPPRRRTRLVSE, from the coding sequence ATGTTTTCGGTCATTGCCTGTATTCGCGACAATCACGATTGGCGCTTGGTCATCGTGGCGGCCGTGGTCTGCCTGGTGGGCGCCATGGCGGCGATGCTGCTGTATTCCCGGGCCCAGGAGTGCGACGCCGGGCAGCGCAAACTCTGGATCGGCGCGTCGGGCTTTGCCTTCGGCACCGGCGTATGGGCAACGCATTTCATCGCCATGCTCGCTTATGATGGCGGCACGCCGATCACTTACGCGCTCGACCTGACGCTGCTTTCCTTTTTCCTGTCGGTTGGAGGCTCATGGGTGGCGATCTTCGCCGCCTCGCAACGTGAGGCAAGATTTTCCTCCACCCGCGGCGGGGTGCTGATGGCACTCGGCATCGCCTCCATGCACCTGACTGGCATGCAGGCGATCGAGACGCAGGCGGTAATCCTCTACGATCCCGCAATGACACTGACGGCGGTCGCTGCCGGAATGCTTCTGTCGAGCGCCGCCTTCCATATTTTTTCCAATCTGAAGGGCATGAGGCGTCTCTTCAGCGCATCACTGGTCTTCGTCCTCGCCATCTGCACTCTTCATTTCATTTCGATGGGCAGCATTACCCTCGTGCCGGACCCCGGCAAGGGGGTTCCGACATTGGTGCTCGACACCCGGGTGCTTGCCGCGATCGTCGTGGTGGCGGCAACGGCTCTTATCCTGGTCGCCCTTGCCGTGGTCTTCGTCCAAAGCCACCTGACGGATCTGCGCGGACTTGCCAACGCCTCGCAGGAGGGGCTGCTGATCCTGCGCGAAGGCCGGATCATCGATGTCAACGAGCGGTTCCAGGCCTTATCAGGCTGGAAGCTTGCCGATCTCTCGGGCAAGGCGCCCTCGGACGTGCTGACGGCCGTTCAGGCGCCCCGGGAGAACAGGCCCGGCGAGACGCTGCTGAACACTCGCACCGGCGGAGAGATTGCCGTGGACGTAAACTCCAGCAAGATCGTCTATCGTGGCCGCGATTGCGAGGTGCTGGCGGTGCGCGATCTCACCGAGCGCAAGCAGGCCGAGGAGATGATCGAGCATCTCGCCCATCACGACGTGCTCACCGATCTGCCCAACAGGTCGCTGTTCGACACCCGCATCCGGCAGGCGCTGCAGGTGGCGGAACGCAAGAATACCGAGGTCGCGCTGTTTTGTCTCGACCTCGATCGGTTCAAGGCCGTCAATGACATCTTCGGCCATGCCGAAGGCGACCGCATTCTCCGCAAGGTCGCCGCTATCCTGCGCCGGGTGGCCGGTGAGAGCGATACGATCGCCCGGCTCGGCGGCGACGAATTCGCCATCATCCAGTCCGATGGGCAGCAGCCGGCGGCGGCGCAAAAGCTTGCGGCCGATATCATCGACGAATTCGCCGCCGAGATGGACACGGCCCGTGACCCCACAGCCGTCGGCGTCAGCCTCGGCATCGCGCTCTATCCAAGAGATGGAAGCACGGCCGAAGAACTCTGCAATAACGCCGATACCGCGCTCTACCGCGTCAAGCATGATGGCCGCGGCAGGGCCTGCTTCTTCGACGCGGAAATGGACGAAGCGGCGCGCAACCGCCGCCAGATCGAAAGCGACCTGCGCCACGCGATCATCCGCAACCAACTCCATGTCAGCTATCAGCCGATCCTCAACGCGCAGAGCGGCGAGATCAGCGGCTACGAGGCCTTGATGCGCTGGCACCGGCCGGGCCACGGCATGACCGAGCCCGACATTTTCATCCCGATCGCCGAGGAAAGCGGATCGATCGTTCAGCTCGGCGAATGGATATTGCTGCAGGCCTGCAGGGAGGCCGCGCGCTGGCCGCAGCCGCTGACGATTGCAGTCAATGTTTCGCCGGTGCAGTTCATGCTGCCCAACCTGTGCGAACGGGTCGAGGCGGTCCTTGACGAGACGGGGCTCGCCGCCGATCGGCTGGAGCTTGAGATCACCGAGGCCGCGCTGATCCGCGATCGCGACAGGGTGGTGGCAACGCTGCAGCGCCTGCGCAAGTTGGGGGTGCACATCGTCATGGACGATTTCGGCACCGGCTACTCTTCGCTCTCGAACCTACGCTCGTTTCCCTTCGACAAGATCAAGGTCGACCGGAGTTTCACCGGCGTGCTGGAGCATGACGCGGCGGCGCGATCGATCGTGCGCGCGATTATCGGTCTCGGCCACAGCCTCGGCATGCCCGTCGTCACCGAGGGTGTGGAAACCGAGACGCAGCGCCGGATCGTCGTCGAGGAAGGCTGCGCGCAGGTGCAGGGCCTGCTGCTCGGCAAGCCGGATATCGAGCCGAGCATGAAACCAGCCGTTCGCAAAAACGTCCCGGCGGGACAGGCGGGAACCGGCATGCCGCCGCGACGGCGCACGCGCCTCGTCAGCGAATAA
- a CDS encoding MarR family winged helix-turn-helix transcriptional regulator, translated as MDSGAYLASQLAKGFARSLHQRAVGLGFSPGQFPILLELWAEDGLTQKQLLERVDIEQATMANTLSRMVRDGLIERRPHPSDKRAQLLFLTPKARAMEAEAIETAREADLALFKGFRVFERELTLEYIRRLLENAKAL; from the coding sequence ATGGATTCGGGAGCCTACCTTGCCAGCCAGCTGGCGAAGGGTTTTGCCCGCTCGCTGCATCAGCGCGCGGTCGGGCTCGGTTTTTCTCCCGGCCAGTTCCCCATCCTGCTGGAATTATGGGCCGAGGATGGGCTGACCCAGAAACAGCTTCTCGAGCGGGTCGACATCGAGCAGGCGACCATGGCCAATACGCTGTCGCGCATGGTCCGCGACGGTCTGATCGAACGCCGGCCGCATCCATCCGACAAGCGGGCACAACTGCTCTTCCTGACGCCGAAGGCCCGCGCCATGGAGGCAGAGGCGATCGAAACCGCACGCGAGGCCGACCTTGCGCTGTTTAAAGGTTTTCGGGTTTTCGAGCGCGAACTGACGCTCGAATATATCCGCCGGCTTCTGGAAAACGCCAAGGCGCTCTAA